Within the Paenibacillus sp. AN1007 genome, the region GAGCTGCTGACATACGCCACGGAATGCCTGTTTGTGTTTTAGGTTTGGCCCGTGCTCAATTATTCCTGCTGGACGTAGTTTGCCAGAGAGATCAGGAACAGAAGCAAGCCATCCAAATTCCGATTTTTTGTATCCAGTAATAAACACATCAGTGTAAGACCAATTGATTATTTTAGCCATTCCTTGGAGCGTCTGCTGACATACTGACTGTCCTTGCGTTTACCGACCACTCCTTCCATATCTCTAGCTTCTATCTGATCGTATAAGGCTTCTCCTGCGCTTTCGATGTATGGCAAAATACCAAAACTGCTGGATGGCAATACAAGGTTGTGAAGGATCGCTTTACGCTCTATAAGCGGCTGCTTGCGCAAGTCGCGACCTTTGTAATGGAGGATGTTGAAAATAGCAAACGTGGCAGGCATAGTTTTGACCAGTTGCTGAACCTTTGTATGCTGCCGTGTACTGAAACGGCTCATGACACCCTCAAAGTCGTTTATCCCCGTCTGTGGTTCGGTACAAGCTACCTCCCCATCTAAGATGATGTCTGAGTCAAAAGGTAGCTGAAGTTCCGGGTACTGAGTTGTGCAATCGTTGTTGTGACGTGTAAATAATCGGACGTTACCGTCCTGTTGCGAATATATCAATCGGTGACCGTCTACCTTTGGCTCAAATAGATAATTTGAATGGGAGAAGGGACCCGGTGCTGTTTCAAGTAACATTGGACTGATAAACATAAAAACACCTCAATCTAATTATAGCGTTAGCCATAAAGGATAGAGGTGGTAAGTTATGGAGTGTTTTTTAAAGACAAAATTTTAATTAAGTTTAAGCTGTTTATGATTGGTTAGATTTGAGTGAAACAATGAAAGAAGTTAAGGAACTGCAGGAAAAGTGCCCGCAGTGTCCTTTTAATACAAAAAACAAACTAGCAACTAAAATTAATTAGCTACCAGTTCGTTTTTTAGTAAGAGAACATTATCTTCCGAAAGTGAAGGTGAAGCCATGATTTAGATTTTTTCTATAATGAGAGTTCTGTTGTACTGTATAGCCAAGATCTCCTATAGCTACTCCACCGATTTTTGTCTTAACAGTATCAATTGTAACACTACCTTTAACTTGTACTTTTTGAGTTGGGAATGAACCAGTCATAGATACAGTATGTGCACTCGGATTAACCATATCCCATGATCCGTCCGATGTTGCGTAATAATTTGTTGCGATGACTTTGTTTATTTGGCCAAATGATCCGCTACTGTACACGTAAAGATCAGCTTGTAATCTAACAGAAACGAATCCGCTATCTTGGTAATCTTGGTAAGCTCGGATAGATTGATAATCTGTAGCCGCCCTAGCGCTAAAGTTACTATCTTGGTTTTTAACCTCCCCGTATGTAGTAACTAGGTTACCAGTGCTTCTTTCATAGACTTCAATTTCTACAGCTGAAGTCGTTTCTTTTCTTTTTAATTCATAATCTACATCACTGTATGGAATATCAACAAATAGTTTATTGAGTTGGACATGTTGAATATCGTTCTCGTTAGCAGTAACAGTTTCAACTGGATTGGCGTTAACAGAATTTGGAATGACAACGGAACCTGACAATACAGCTACACTTAATGCAATTGCTGGTACTATTTTCTTCATTTTCAACAAAATTAATCAACCTCCAGAAAATATAATTTTATTACTCTTCCAGTCTATACCAAATATATTACCATGTAAATAGTAACAAAAAAATAAAATTTATGATATTATGATTACTAAATAGGTTACCAGGAGGGTGTTTATGGATATTAACGAATGGTTACAGTATTTCAATCAACTTACTTCGCACGTTGGAGGAATTGGAGATGCTGTGAAGTTAGGATTAAATGACGTACATTCAAGCATTAACAATCTCAATAATACTCTTTCAACCACAAATTTATTATTAATTGTTATGATTGCTGTTATGATTGTTAATACAATAATTAAGTGGAGAAATAAGTCTAAGTGAGTATGTTATTGTGGAAATTAACGAATTTTCTTAGGACAAGTGAACATATAGATTCTTCTAATAGACATAGTTAATACCCAGTCACTTGACAGGGTATTTTTTGTTGTTTAATAAAGAACGTAAGTTCGTATATAATAATAAAAAGGGAACAAACATTCTGTTTTTTGGAGAGGTAAATATACCAGTAAAATACCTGGGTTGGTTAGTCGAAACCATTTATCAGGGGGAAAGATTACGAAGCGTTGCATCCAAATCAAGAGCATACGATCCGGAATGGTCAAAGCAGATGATTTGTTGTTTGGCCAGCCACGTGCATTCCATAAATCGGGGTTGCTAGCATGGCAATCAAGACTGAAGAGAAAGGGGCATAAAGATGTTAACTGATTTTCAATGCAAGGCACTCCTTATCTTATATAACTATAAAGGTGGACGCAGACGGTTCCCTACAATCTATGAATTAACTGTGAAGACAGGTAAAAGTAAAACGGACGTGTCGGCTGCTCTGGATGTTTTAGTTAAGTAACAGTACATTCATTGGGAAGATAGATCAAACACATCAAATATCTTCATTTTGGAAGGCTGGGAACGTGAAGAAGATAGACCCCGAAAAAAGGTATTTGCTCCACCAACTAACATCGATTACTGGACTCAATATTGATGGTAATTTGATGTTAGGTGCAGGGAAAAAATAACCTTCTCTTCATAAACTTATTTTGGTAAAAGTATTCATTTGTATGATTTTGGCTATGGAATTGCCACATCGTCCTTTATAATATCTTTAAAAGATATTTAAGTAGGATGGTGTAGATTTGAACAGTATTATTTATGTCTCAATCGGCATTTTTGACGCTCTTGCTATGCTATTAATTATTCTAAAGCTATACATGTTACCGGTTAGAGAGTTCGCTGGAAAAATAGTTATGTTCATTATTTTCATAGCTTCATTCTCATTCATGATGCGTATAACGCTAGAACTTCCAAAGTTAGATCTGCCTTTGCAATATATTTTCTTCATACTTTTTTTACGTTTCGGTTTGGAATTAAAATTGCATATTTCATCATTCATTGCTGGTGCTGGTATATCTGCTTATGCAGCAATACAAATGGGTATTTTTCATGTTTTTGAGTGGTTGGATGTAATGCATGCGAGTATTATTCAACAGAATGAAGGAAGTCTAGTTTATTTATTGCAGCTGACTTCAATCTTAATTACATATGTAATCTGCTTTATCTTTTCTCTGTTTGATTTCGGATTCTCCTTTATTGTAAGACCCCCTCATGATTTTATTATCAAAGAAAATTACCTGTCTAAGACAAACCTATCCTATCTAATTGGTACGATGTTCTCCGCAATAACAATTTGCTTGATTTTAATATTGCTATACCGATCAGAACCGACCGGATTGTTAATATTAGCGCTGGTTACCTTCGGAATTTCATACTTCTTTTCATTAAGGAGGGAGCGAGGTGATATTAGAAAGACTGTCGAGGCGTATCGCAGTAAGCATAAAAAAAGCTGATCCAGAAGGACCGGGTACTGTTGAAATACTGGAATACGAACTGGGACTAAGACTTAATTGGTATACCGGACTGTTGCTGACGATTATTTTAGGAGCGATGTTCGGCACAGTTATTGGTGCGTTGATTACTTTATTCTCATTCGTTGTATTAAGGAAGTTTTCAGGGGGCGTACACTTACCAATAACAATATGCTCATTTGTAACTGGCTTTGTAGCTGCACTAATCCCTTTAATTAATTTGAATTACGAGTCAATTCTTTTCTTGAATATTTTAAGCCTGATTATAATGTTGATGTATGCCCCGAACGAGTTTGAATATGTTAACCCGAGTAAATGGGATAAGTGGTTGAAATGGATCTCAGTTGGTCTTGTTATCGGGAATTTAATGATTAAATCATCAGAAATTACATTGGCATTCTTTATTCAAGCCATTCTTATTCTTCCAGTATGGACAAAAAGTGAAGGAGGTGGTTAAATTGAATCAGAAATTAGCGAGATTGCTCGGTGCTAACCTTACTAAAGGGGCAAACAAATCATCCAAGAAAAGAAAAAGTATAGTTGGGACAATGAAAATGCCAGAAGAACTGAAGAAGAAGTGATCCTTAATGAACAATCGATTAATCATAGGAATTGAAGTACAAAGCGATGGCTCATACGGGCCTCGCTTTTCATTTTATGAAAATGATATTATGGGCATCGAAATGTGGAAGCCATCAAAAAATTACAATGTCCCATTTTTTTATACAAGAACGGGTAATTTTACTGTGCTTACAACTTTAAATGCGTGTGAATTATCTTTCCCTAACTTCAGGTTTCTTGATGGAGCCAATTTAGTTAATGTTGATAATTTGAACGAGTTTTAACTGGTTCATATGGGGGGATCGCGTACTTCAAAGATGATATATACACAGGAATAAATCAGAAGAACATGAAGTGCTGGAACGAAATTGTAGAAGAAGTGAATAAATTAAAAAAAGATGATAGAGAGGTTTTCGGAGTTGAAATTTTAGATGACGGAGAATTATCTCCTGGTAGTTTTTTTATGGCGAGTGGTATCTACTATATCGATATGTGGGAGCCTAAGGCCAATTATTATGTCCCTAGGTTTCACGCGAGCAAAGGACTGTTCACTATTGCCCTCACATACAAAGCTTGTATAGAAGCTTTTCCACACTTGTATCCGGCGCATAATGGAAATCTGGTCAACCCGTACTGGGTAGAAAGGATTGACGATCAGATTTTTGGTTCAACAGCAATTTTTAAGGAGTCTGATTATAGAGTTACAGTAGCCAGAGGAAAGGTTAAGGCTTTAAAAGGCTTAATTCAATAAAGATTTTATCTCTTTACTAACATAAAAAAATACGAAGTCAACATCAATCGGCGAGAAGTGTTTTCGACAGTCATCGACATTTTACACAACCATTACATGATATCATTAATTTGGAAGAATTAAGAAACAGATTGAGAGCGAGGGGATGCAAATTGAATATGTATCATAGAAGGAATGATATGAATGATTACGGAGAAAAAAATGTATGAGTACTATACTAGTACTTGCCTTACCCGGGAGCGCGGATATAACCGCGACTTACTTCGTTACTTCCCACTCGTAGAGTTCTTCCATTTGAATGCCAAGTATCTGTGCAGCCAGATACATCGCCTCGGGATTCATCATACTTCTTCCTGTAGCGATAAAAGATACCATTCTTTTGGACCAACCACTTCTGCGTGAGAATTCGGCTTGAGTCATTTGGCGATGATCAAGCCAAAATTGAAGTAAGCATCTCCCTCGGGTAACTTCCACCAAGAGGACTCCTTCATTAAAATTTCAAATGTTAATATAGCACGAGTTGCCATACTAATAAAACTAGCACTAATGACATAACTGGGGGAAAGGGAATGAATAGACATAAGATTGAATTTCCATGGAATATAGAAAAACGAAGTGCAGAATGTTATATTAGATCAATAGTAATAGAAAATGGAATAAATCTTCTAGCCATTTTCACGGTAGTTATGCCATCTAAAGAATATGTAATTCGAATTTCTTCAATATAAATGAAAAAAAAGCGCCCACAAAATGCCCACAAATATAAAATAATATAAGAAATGTTTTGAAGAATGAACTGTATAAAACTCTGATTCTAAGTGGGTTTGGTATAACGGATGATTTCATTTGAAAGCCAGGAACATAAATAGAACACAAGTCCACCAATGGGAACGCGATCAATATATCACGTTGTACTAATCGGAGAAACCTTGTAACTACGGGGTTTTGAAGGAATGAGCCGGGGGACGTTTTGAGGGAAGTACACTTCTATTGAGGTTGCGTCCCCCAAACGTCCCCCGGTTTTTGATTTTCTGATCCAAAAATACGGGAAGTGTACTCTTCATATTTATCAATGTTCCGCTTTTCTAGCTTTTTAGAAATATGAGCATACACATCGGATGTAATTTGCACACTGCCATGCCTAAGCTGCTCTTGTACAAATTTTATATCAGCTCCAGCTTCAAGCATGATCACGGCATAGGTATGTCTCAAGGAATGAATTGTTAATTCCTCACTTAAACCAGCCTTTCTCAAAATCCTCTTTGAAGCATTGAAGAGACTAGATTTAGGCATCGGACTACCATCATTCCTGCACAAGACCAGATTTAAATCGTGTCTGTACATGGATTCCCCTAAATTAATCTTATTTTGATTTTGCCATGAAGAATGATATCTTAAATCATTTATGAGGCCGTTACTTACACTAATGGTGCGGGTAGAATTTCCGGTTTTTGTATCTCCGAAAAGTTCGTCCCCGTCTTCAGCTTGAAAATCGAGTATTTCATCCACGCGGATCGTCTTATCTTTGAAATTGATATCCGACCATTTGAGAGCGGCAGCTTCTCCTTTTCGTAATCCTGTTTCAATGAGCACTTTGAAGAAAATCCAATAAATGTACGCATCACCTCGAGCCGTACGAAGAAATTTGGGAATGTCCTCTGAATCAATGCATTGAATTGTCTTCTTCTTGTGCTCTCCTTTAATATTGAACCTTTGCAAGGATTGCGTAATATTTTCCCTTGAATCAATGCATGCTCCATGACTGAGTATACAGTAGAGTTGATGATCTCGACGGTACGTTTGCTGAGTCCCTTTTTAAATAGAGAGTCTAAAAAAACCTGATACATATCTGGTTTTAGATCTTTTAGCATCAGACGCTTAAAATAAGGTTTGATATGGGTGTTAAGGTTGTTTTCATGGTCAAGACCCCATTTAATAGACATTGAAAAAAGACCCTAAGCTATAAACTGTTTCCGGAACTCTGCCGGAGGAAGTTTATTTAGTTTTCGTTGTGGTCGATGTTTTTTGTGAAAATGGATATAAGCTTCAATTCGCCTTTGTGCCTCGTCCAATTTCCGATATCATAAGGATAGAGCCCTTCCGTTTTGAGATGCGAGAAGAAGCTCTCCATCGAGGCATTGTCATAACAATTCCCTCGGCGAGACATGCTGATTTGGACGCCAACCTTTGGCAGCATGTCGTGGTAGGCATAAGACGTGTACTGGAATCCCTGATCTCTGTGAACGATCAGTCCCGTCACGTCTTTTGTCTTGTTAAAAGCATTCTCAAAGGTCAGCTAAACCTGCAGATTCTCATTTCTCAGATGGAAGATGGCTCGTTAACCAGGACGTCTGCGTTTGTCAATAATGAGGTGTACTCCCTAACCGGAGAGATGATTGATTCCCCTGCGGTGAAAAATCCTTCTTCAGACGATTTTTCTGTGATGAAGAATATTTCATATGGGACCGATTAATCGGATGAAAGCACGAAAATAGATGTATTCGTCCCTAAAAATCTGGGTATGTGGCAGTCAAAAAAGGTTCAGTAAATTTTTTGTTTTTTTTTGGACAACTGTCTTATGGAAGCCATGATAAACACCAAAAACCAAGGAGCTAAGCTGATTGCTTAGGATTTTATGAAAGCCCGTTCAGGTTCAATTTTGCAGTTGGGAGAGGAGACACTCTTGCTTTTTCTACATACGTAACGCCGGTATACTTTTTCAATTCGAGCTTTAAACTTGGCGAGTCGCTGTTTGGATTTCTGACCAGCCAGTGGTATATCCATACTTCTTTTGGAGGCTTGTTTCCATCTTTGATCGGGCATAGCAATCTGCCGTTCTTCACTTCCCGGCCTGCTGGGAATTTGGATGATTTGGGTATCCGGAATTTAACAGCTGCGCAAGATCCCGCTTTTATAGCAGGTGAAGAAGGGGAACTGCTGCGAGCGTCCTTTCTGATCGCTACTCATAAAGGGTGTTTTACGGATCTCAATCGGTGTCACGGTAATAAGTTGGCGAAAAAGGTGGCCGGATTTCCTATTGATATTGTAATGCAATATAGTAACCGGGCCATTATACGTTTGCGAATTCAAACTTTTAGGAGAAACGAGAACGCCGTCATGCACTGCAGCCGGTGCACCCCTCGTAGTGAAATAAAGAATGCCGACGCAATCTCCAGCTTTGATTATACTCAAATATATCACTCCTTGACCTTTGATCCTGTATTCTATGAGTTCGATCAAGAAAAGTCTTGTGCGATTGCCAGCGAAATGGGCTAATGCCGTTTCACTACTGTCATCCGCCCCATAAAATTAGGTGAATCGACAGGGAAGGGTGACCAAATGAAATCCAAAAAACAGACGGCTCAAGTCAAAAGAACCGCGACAAGTCAGAAAACACTGTTCCAGACATCCAAAGCTCAATTATTCGCAAAGGTAAAGAAGTTGAAAGGCAATGAATACACTTTTATCGGTATGGGAGACGGCTGGGCTGGGAAGGGCCAGTCCAGCAATGCAATATTTACTTCGGCCTTATCCACCATCTCCAAATTGAAGAGAAAGCCTCTATTTATTCTGCATAACGGAGATGCCGTATTCACAGGAACTGACCAAGAATTCAAGACAGGCGGGACCTATTCAGGTGTACCAATAAAAAGCTTGCTGCAGATTCAGGATCCGAACAGAGGCGTACCTGATATCCCCTTTTTTTATCGTTCCCGGAAACCATGAACATACGGAGATCAACGGACCACTTACCAATTTTAGAAAATATATCGGACCAACGCATTTCGGAATCCATCTCCCCAAAATTAAAACTACGATCATTGGCCTGGATAACTCACAAGAGCTTAACTCCAATGCGAGTGGTCAGTCAGTCTACGGTTTTGCACCAGGGGAACTGGCTTTTCTGAGAGAGAAGCTAAAAAAGGCACAGAAGAATACAGTTGTGACCATGCACGTTCCCCCTAGGATCGGGAAATGGGCTAATCCCCGTTATTTTCAAGATCCCACATCGACGTTCGGAAACACCCGAGGACAACTGACCCGGTTCCTATCCAGCGTTCGCGGCAAGGTCTCTCAGGTTCTTGTTGGCCATGTGCATGCATTAGATCAACTTTCCTATCAAGGTACAAGGTATCAGCTGTCTGGGGGAGCCGGGGCGCCACTTGTCAAAAAGGGATTTCTCAAGGGCCCACCAACCCCAATCTTCCATTTTATCGAGTTTACCGTTAGAAATGGTGTTATTGTTAAACGTCGCGTCATTCCAGTAGGCGAGACTGCATTAGTCGCATAAGTCGATTTTATTTCTTTCATCTACTTAGGAATCTATCTACACTTCTGAGAGTCTTAGTGAATAGATTATTAACGTGTCCTATAGATTCCACAGAAATGAGGGGTTTCGATGAAGGGAACTAAACCAGGTAGAGTCGAAAATCAGGTATACTCCAGCCGGGTCTTGCGGTCAGAGTTTGACCGAAACTGGCGGACAGTAATTTCTAAGAGTGGCTATGTCATCTATATAGCTACTGCCAATCAAGCTAAAGTTGAAGTGCTGCTCAGTGGAAATATTACGAAACGTCTGGTGTTTAATAAGGGCGGGCGTGTTATCGTCGGAGGCGGCGGAACCAGTCATTACAGCAAGCCTCACCGTGCGATTACGTTGTAATTGAACTGAACAGAGAGAAGGCGCCGATGCTATGTCGGCGCCTTCTTAGCGTTTTAAGGCCTTAATCAATCGGGGGAGCTTCTATTTTATTAATTTGTTAAGCACGGGCGCAATTCATTTTTACTGTGGCGTCTTATACATCTCAATCAGTTGCGATACAGGTCAGAAGGAACACTCCCGATATTTTTGAAAAGTAGTAGTAGGGAGGATTTGATTATTTTGGTGCGGACGAACGATTCTCAAGTTCCACTTAATATTGCTCCAATAATTAGGGACTATAAAATCTAAAAGATGAATTGGACCTTCCTTGTTGTGTAAATAAGTCATTTTTTATGATCATATTTAAATATCCAACAGTGCTAGTGAATCCAATATATGTTTACACCTAAACGAAAATCACGTCCTTGCACTAGACAATCAAAAGCATGTTATATTCAATACTACGGATTGCACGTTCAGGCGCCGCAGCCGGCAGAAAGCAGGAATTTGGGATGAGGTGCTGTAGTATGTCGCCAAGGAAAACGATGAGAGAAGAGTCATTATTGATGTGCCACAATCGGGCTCTTTCATTAGCATGGGTCTGGCGCAAAAGGGGGACAAAGAAAGAGATCATATGTTCCTGTGTTGGGTTGAGTACTAAAATAAATGCCGTGTTGATGCGTTAGGCAATCCGCTTCGTTTTGAATTAACGGGCGGTGAAGCTCATGACTCTGTTCAGGGCTATGAATTTCTTCAAGCTATGAAACTGATGATGAAGCCAGTATTGGGCGATCGAGGGTATGATACCTAGCCAATTCGAGCGCTTTTGACGAACAAGAAGCTAATTCATTGATTCTAAGAGGAACTAGCTTCTTGATGCGAGCATGTTTAAGACTACATTTTATAAACCTATGCAATTAGAAAGTAAGATGATGGGTCAGGATTACACATTAAATCAATATAATATGTACATAGGATTTTGCCCAAAATTAAAGAAGCATTTTTAACTTTTATTATATTCGATACTATAGGACAGAATTATAGAGAGAAGCGGGAGAAGAGAAGATCAAGGAAACTCATAGAGATTTATTGTTCGATAGGTATTATCTTAAGTATGATGAGGGATTTGAAAACAGCAAACGGCAATGATCCTTTTTTGAAGATAAGTAAATTAAATATTGATTTGCATTATATAATTAAGTTTTCCAAGAGAAATAAAAAGGATCTTGCCTTAAAGGAAGTAAAAGAGCTTACATTAATGTTTTTGCGTAGAATCGAATCAGATTCAATCTTTGTAGGAGATGTTATCATATTTCTAGAAAGAGTAGAAACCCTGTTAAAGAGTTCAGTGGATTAAAAGTGATGAGTAGCCTTAGTTAGAGAAGGAAAGCTAGCATAAAAGTATAAAAAGCGTAACTGATGGTATCAGTTATGCTTTTTATGTTTTACACAAAATTATACTTAGTTCATATGGATTAGTTGTAATTTTAGAACACATGTGCTTATTTATCCCTACTGCATCAGGGACATCGTCTAATCCACCATATCAATTGAAGCTTATTTCTGGATTCCTCTCCAAAATACTTTCCAAGTTTCTTCTAATTTGTTTTCATACTCATCTTGTGAAAAGTTTAACATCTGAAAGATCATTCCATCTATAACACACATAAATGAAGCGATAACTGTATTAACAGGTATAAATCTCTCTGGTTCACTGTCTATAGCTTTTTCGATAATTTTTTTTATTTCCTCTTCAGTCTGTTTGTAGAGTTGAACAAATGTGCCCCTAAATGGATCTGGAGGGAAAAGAAAATATCTATTGATAAAGTGTCCAAGATCATTCTCGTAGACATATTCATTCAATGATCTCATTAGCGTGTATAACTTTTTTTCTACCGAGAAACTCGAAATTTCATCTGATTGATCACGTACAAAATTCAAATAATCATTAGTAACATAGTCACATACAATTCCAAACAATTCTTCTTTACTGGAACAATAGGCGTAAAGTGAAGGAGCTTTAATGTCCACTTCAATGGCAATTTCCCTCATAGAGGTTTGTTCATAACCCTTTGTTGCGAATAAATGAAGAGCACTTGTTATTATTTTATTTCTCGTTACTTCACCTTTATTCAAAAAATTCTCCACCTTAGACTAGTTTTAAGCCCACAATACTTACTATTATACCACCAACCATGATTAGCTTGCTCATGTTTCTAGGCTCTTTAAAAACGAACATTCCTAAGAGTACACTTCCTGAAGCACCAATACCAGTCCATATGCCGTAACCGATACTAAGAGGCACTTCTTTTAACGACACGGATAGAAAGATGAAACTGGATAGCATAAAAATAATAAAGAGGATGGTTGGCTTCAGTTTTGAGAAGCCCTCTGTGAATTTTAAGCTTATTACTCCGCCCACTTCCATCAAGCCTGCAATCACCAAAAAAAACCAACTCATATTAATTAACTTCCTCTCTTTCAGGCTTATTAGATATAAATTTTAAACCCATAATGCAAGTGATCAATGTAATGACAAAGAAAATTTTGAGTACACTCACTTCATCTCCAAGGAACAGCATTCCAACTGCTGCGGTTCCAAATGCTCCGAACCCTGTGAAAACTGCATAAGCTGTGGATACGGGCAAAACACTTAAGGCTTTGGAGAAGCAAAAAAAACTAAGTGCCATCAGTATTAAGGTTGGTATAACCACGCCTATTTTAGTGAATCCATCCGAATATGACAGACCTAACGCCCAACCGACCTCTAAAAGTCCTCCAATAATAAGATAAAGCCAAGCCATATTAACTCTCCTTCTGTTTATAAAATTTTTAAAATCTAACTAACGTTAGTTAGATTTTTTTAATCCTAATACAGATTTAAGTTATATGCAATATGTAAATGACGTATTATTCTGAACAAGGTAGTGACGTATAAAACGTAGGTAAAATGAAAAAACTAATATAAAAAAAATAATATAAAAAAAATAATATAAAAAACACTCTTGCTAAAACAAAAGGTCACGATTACAATGGAAGTGTAAGTTAAGGATAGTGATTGTTTAATTACAAGCTAGACCTGCTTGCACATCAAAATTAATTTACGCCATAGTTGCGTTTATTTTTGATGTGCAGACAGGTCTTTTTTATTTGGAAAATAGGGGGAAATGAGATGAATATCCTCAAAATCTTGAACAATAATGTGGCAGTTACTCACGACAAAATGGGTCAAGAAATTATTGTAATGGGCAAAGGGATCGCTTACCAGAAGAAGGTTGGCGATAGTCTGGATCAGCAAAGTATAGATAAAATCTATTCACTTTCTAATAAAGATGCCTTCGTGAAATTCCAGGAACTTCTGTCCGAAATTCCTATCGATTATTTTGAAGTGGCGGACCAAATTATAAACTATGCGAAGTTAACGTTAGGTAAAAAACTCAATGAGAGTATATATATATCGCTCAGTGACCATATTTTCTCGACGATAAGTCGATATAAAGAAGGAATATCGCTTAGAAATGCTTTGCTTTGGGATATTAAACGATTTTATGCAGACGAATTCCAGATTGGTTTGAAGGCGCTTCAATTTATTAAGGAATCTTTCGATATTCAATTTCCTGAAGATGAGGCAGGTTTTCTTGCATTGCATATTGTCAACGCTGAGACTCCCCAAGAAACTCAAGACATTTACAGAGTGACCAAAATCATTCAAGAGATCAGTGATATAGTTAGATATTTTTTTCAAATGGAGTTTGATG harbors:
- a CDS encoding accessory gene regulator B family protein gives rise to the protein MILERLSRRIAVSIKKADPEGPGTVEILEYELGLRLNWYTGLLLTIILGAMFGTVIGALITLFSFVVLRKFSGGVHLPITICSFVTGFVAALIPLINLNYESILFLNILSLIIMLMYAPNEFEYVNPSKWDKWLKWISVGLVIGNLMIKSSEITLAFFIQAILILPVWTKSEGGG
- a CDS encoding helix-turn-helix transcriptional regulator, with the translated sequence MEVTRGRCLLQFWLDHRQMTQAEFSRRSGWSKRMVSFIATGRSMMNPEAMYLAAQILGIQMEELYEWEVTK
- a CDS encoding site-specific integrase, whose product is MQRFNIKGEHKKKTIQCIDSEDIPKFLRTARGDAYIYWIFFKVLIETGLRKGEAAALKWSDINFKDKTIRVDEILDFQAEDGDELFGDTKTGNSTRTISVSNGLINDLRYHSSWQNQNKINLGESMYRHDLNLVLCRNDGSPMPKSSLFNASKRILRKAGLSEELTIHSLRHTYAVIMLEAGADIKFVQEQLRHGSVQITSDVYAHISKKLEKRNIDKYEEYTSRIFGSENQKPGDVWGTQPQ
- a CDS encoding IS3 family transposase, with the translated sequence MDEAQRRIEAYIHFHKKHRPQRKLNKLPPAEFRKQFIA
- a CDS encoding TetR/AcrR family transcriptional regulator — its product is MNKGEVTRNKIITSALHLFATKGYEQTSMREIAIEVDIKAPSLYAYCSSKEELFGIVCDYVTNDYLNFVRDQSDEISSFSVEKKLYTLMRSLNEYVYENDLGHFINRYFLFPPDPFRGTFVQLYKQTEEEIKKIIEKAIDSEPERFIPVNTVIASFMCVIDGMIFQMLNFSQDEYENKLEETWKVFWRGIQK
- a CDS encoding multidrug efflux SMR transporter, with protein sequence MSWFFLVIAGLMEVGGVISLKFTEGFSKLKPTILFIIFMLSSFIFLSVSLKEVPLSIGYGIWTGIGASGSVLLGMFVFKEPRNMSKLIMVGGIIVSIVGLKLV
- a CDS encoding multidrug efflux SMR transporter — translated: MAWLYLIIGGLLEVGWALGLSYSDGFTKIGVVIPTLILMALSFFCFSKALSVLPVSTAYAVFTGFGAFGTAAVGMLFLGDEVSVLKIFFVITLITCIMGLKFISNKPEREEVN
- the licT gene encoding BglG family transcription antiterminator LicT codes for the protein MNILKILNNNVAVTHDKMGQEIIVMGKGIAYQKKVGDSLDQQSIDKIYSLSNKDAFVKFQELLSEIPIDYFEVADQIINYAKLTLGKKLNESIYISLSDHIFSTISRYKEGISLRNALLWDIKRFYADEFQIGLKALQFIKESFDIQFPEDEAGFLALHIVNAETPQETQDIYRVTKIIQEISDIVRYFFQMEFDEQSVAFFRFVTHLKFFAQRLISGNLHESESDTDLLDVIKEKHPNSYQCVGKIETYIKNNYQYNLTNEEKLYLTVHIQRVVHKTNS